A section of the Flaviflexus equikiangi genome encodes:
- a CDS encoding DNA polymerase III subunit delta' → MSVFDDLAGQDAAIGVLRRAAMDARSGGTGMTHSWLFTGPPGSGRSTAARAFAAALECTGDEAGCGECHGCRTVMAGSHPDVEILASEVTTITVASVRELVSRAQASPTAGAWRVLIIKEADRMLERTTNVLLKAIEEPPPRTVWILCTPSPRDVLTTIRSRCRGLNLVIPSPEKVAELLVRRDGIDPERALVAARAAQSHVGAAKALAVDSTVRERRELNLRAAYRVRTTGDAVLAAKELLDRSEEQAKSTGGAREDRDHADLRRSMGLAPGEAIPPAMRSQFKQLADEGKKRETRQKRDAFDRALIDLLSFYRDVLIVQLEAGTDLVNVDFEREISEIADATTAEKTIDILEHIALARERIGANVAPQLALEAMMIALRRG, encoded by the coding sequence ATGAGCGTCTTTGACGATCTTGCCGGCCAGGACGCTGCGATCGGCGTTCTTCGTCGCGCGGCGATGGATGCCAGGTCGGGCGGCACCGGCATGACACACTCGTGGCTGTTCACCGGCCCGCCAGGCTCGGGGCGTTCCACAGCTGCCAGAGCCTTCGCGGCGGCACTCGAATGTACTGGTGACGAAGCAGGATGCGGAGAATGCCATGGATGCCGAACCGTCATGGCGGGATCGCATCCCGACGTCGAGATCCTTGCCTCCGAGGTCACGACGATCACCGTCGCATCCGTCCGCGAGCTCGTTTCCCGTGCCCAGGCAAGCCCGACCGCGGGCGCGTGGCGTGTCCTCATCATCAAAGAGGCCGATCGGATGCTGGAGCGCACGACGAATGTCCTGCTGAAAGCTATCGAGGAACCGCCGCCGCGCACGGTATGGATCCTGTGCACGCCATCGCCGCGCGATGTTCTGACCACCATTCGCTCTCGGTGTCGCGGATTGAACCTCGTCATTCCGTCGCCCGAGAAGGTCGCGGAGCTGCTTGTCCGAAGGGATGGAATAGACCCCGAACGTGCGCTTGTCGCCGCGCGAGCCGCACAGTCCCATGTCGGTGCAGCAAAGGCTCTCGCAGTCGACTCGACGGTGCGGGAGCGCCGCGAGCTGAATCTTCGAGCCGCCTACCGTGTGAGAACGACGGGTGATGCCGTCCTGGCGGCAAAGGAGCTCCTCGACCGTTCCGAAGAGCAGGCCAAGAGCACCGGTGGTGCTCGGGAGGACCGGGATCATGCAGACCTTCGGAGATCGATGGGACTGGCCCCGGGCGAAGCCATTCCGCCAGCGATGAGGAGCCAGTTCAAGCAGCTGGCGGACGAGGGGAAGAAGCGTGAGACGCGCCAGAAGCGGGACGCGTTCGACAGGGCACTCATTGACCTGCTCTCCTTCTACCGCGACGTTCTTATCGTTCAGCTCGAGGCCGGCACTGATCTCGTCAACGTCGATTTCGAGAGAGAGATTAGCGAGATAGCAGACGCGACAACGGCTGAGAAGACCATCGATATCCTTGAGCACATTGCGTTGGCACGCGAACGCATCGGCGCGAACGTGGCGCCCCAGCTCGCCCTGGAGGCCATGATGATAGCCCTCCGGCGGGGATGA
- a CDS encoding alpha/beta hydrolase: MKRSLAALASLTIALAACSTAVPGDDASESGTATIEAPAGLDEFYHQDVEWEACEGSGAVTTECATVRVPLDYDEPEGETIELSMLRVPASGDAIGSLFVNPGGPGGSGKDMASDASYYFSDALRENYDIVGFDPRGVGDSTPIDCLPDDELGDFLDKSYPDTPEGEAQSLKDTRAIIEGCVDTSGNLLEFVSTINAAKDMDVMRAALGETQLDYFGFSYGTHLGGQYADMFPENVGRMVLDGAVDPAVSALDSSYFQAVGFEQALTAYVESCLDDTDCPLEGDTVEEAKAHLQSVIEATQDNPLPTAVDDRVVNPAIFYTGIATTLYSEDTWSYLTEALIMAIEEDDGTFILTFNDLMIGRDTYSGEFSDNSLEARWAINCVDFPAVIDEEAVAANDVRLNEDAPTFAPYFEGGDTFCSEWPHTADEVPGPFVAAGSNPILVIGTVGDPATPYQSSVNLAEQLENGILLTWEGEGHTAYGSAGPCIEDAVDDFFINGTLPEDGLTCPA, from the coding sequence GTGAAAAGATCTCTCGCCGCTCTCGCCTCCCTCACCATCGCTCTCGCCGCATGCTCAACAGCAGTGCCGGGGGATGACGCCTCTGAAAGCGGCACCGCGACAATCGAAGCTCCCGCTGGTCTTGACGAGTTCTACCACCAAGATGTGGAATGGGAGGCGTGCGAGGGCTCTGGCGCGGTGACGACGGAATGCGCGACGGTTAGGGTCCCCCTCGACTACGACGAGCCCGAAGGCGAAACGATCGAACTCTCGATGCTTCGAGTCCCTGCAAGCGGTGACGCAATCGGATCCCTCTTCGTGAATCCTGGCGGCCCGGGCGGGTCCGGTAAGGACATGGCATCCGACGCCTCCTACTATTTCAGCGATGCTCTGAGGGAAAACTACGACATCGTCGGCTTTGATCCACGCGGTGTCGGCGATTCCACTCCGATCGACTGCCTGCCTGATGATGAGCTCGGAGACTTCTTGGATAAGAGTTACCCTGACACTCCCGAGGGTGAGGCGCAGTCGTTGAAAGATACTCGCGCCATCATCGAAGGCTGCGTCGACACGAGTGGGAACCTCCTGGAATTCGTATCCACGATCAATGCTGCGAAAGACATGGATGTCATGAGGGCGGCGCTCGGTGAGACACAGCTCGACTATTTCGGTTTCTCGTACGGCACCCATCTTGGTGGGCAGTACGCCGACATGTTCCCCGAGAACGTGGGACGCATGGTGCTTGACGGTGCGGTCGATCCCGCCGTCTCGGCACTTGATTCGTCCTATTTCCAGGCCGTCGGGTTCGAGCAGGCACTGACCGCCTACGTCGAGTCGTGCCTCGACGATACGGACTGTCCACTGGAGGGCGACACGGTCGAGGAAGCGAAAGCCCACCTGCAGTCCGTCATCGAGGCAACCCAGGACAATCCTCTTCCCACGGCCGTCGACGACAGGGTCGTCAACCCCGCCATCTTCTACACCGGGATCGCCACCACCCTGTATTCGGAAGACACGTGGTCCTACCTCACCGAAGCTCTCATCATGGCCATCGAGGAAGACGATGGCACCTTTATCCTGACCTTCAACGACCTCATGATCGGTCGAGACACCTATAGCGGAGAGTTCTCTGACAACTCCCTCGAGGCGCGTTGGGCGATCAACTGCGTCGACTTCCCCGCCGTGATCGACGAGGAGGCGGTTGCCGCGAACGATGTTCGACTGAACGAGGACGCACCAACATTCGCCCCATATTTCGAGGGCGGCGACACGTTCTGTTCGGAGTGGCCACACACGGCCGACGAGGTGCCGGGACCCTTCGTGGCAGCCGGCTCCAACCCGATTCTCGTCATCGGAACCGTGGGGGACCCCGCCACCCCCTACCAGTCATCCGTCAACCTCGCAGAGCAGCTCGAAAACGGCATCCTTCTCACGTGGGAAGGCGAGGGCCACACAGCATACGGCAGTGCTGGCCCCTGTATTGAAGATGCGGTGGATGACTTCTTCATCAACGGCACGCTCCCAGAGGATGGATTGACCTGCCCCGCCTAG
- a CDS encoding MFS transporter has protein sequence MTTSPEDRHEHRDEVLARSERLERLPFTKKLGKLLGTSGVGWALDAMDVGLISFIVAALAEQWGLTDSERSWIISVGFIGMAVGATLGGLLADRIGRRSVFALTLLIYGLATGATALVGSVGVLLVFRFIVGLGLGAELPVASTLVSEFAPRAIRGRVIVWLEAFWALGWIAAALIGYFVVAASDDGWRWGLAIGAIPALYSLIIRIHTPESVRFLETKGKFDEAESIVQDYEASAGPEYAYDGPTMRSEEDAQRFAVPQPERHLTIWSRSMRRRTAALWVIWFAINFSYYGAFTWIPSLLTAQGFSLVKSFEFTLIITLAQIPGYFAAAYLIEKIGRRSTLGMFLAGSAVAAILYGQATAEWQIIAAGMMLSFFNLGAWGALYAIGPELYPTSVRGTGTGAAAGFGRIASIITPLLVPVFLGWGGNVLVFTIFSAAFAIAAGAAYFLPEQRGKAIN, from the coding sequence ATGACTACTTCTCCCGAAGATCGACACGAACACCGCGATGAGGTTCTCGCACGTTCGGAACGTCTGGAACGACTGCCATTCACGAAGAAACTGGGCAAGCTTCTCGGCACCTCTGGTGTGGGATGGGCGCTGGACGCCATGGACGTCGGCCTCATCTCTTTCATTGTTGCTGCGCTGGCGGAACAGTGGGGGCTGACTGACTCCGAGCGGTCATGGATCATCTCCGTCGGTTTCATCGGAATGGCAGTCGGTGCGACTCTCGGTGGGCTGCTTGCGGACAGGATCGGGCGCAGATCAGTCTTTGCTCTGACGCTCTTGATCTACGGTCTTGCCACTGGAGCGACGGCTCTCGTCGGGTCCGTCGGAGTCCTCCTCGTTTTCCGTTTCATTGTCGGCCTAGGCCTCGGTGCGGAACTGCCCGTCGCTTCGACTCTGGTCTCCGAGTTCGCCCCTCGTGCGATTCGTGGCCGTGTCATCGTGTGGCTCGAGGCATTTTGGGCGTTGGGTTGGATCGCTGCGGCTCTGATCGGCTACTTCGTCGTGGCTGCTTCGGATGATGGCTGGCGGTGGGGTCTCGCCATCGGCGCGATCCCGGCGCTCTATTCCCTCATCATACGAATCCATACTCCCGAGTCCGTTCGCTTCCTCGAAACGAAGGGGAAGTTCGATGAAGCGGAGAGCATCGTTCAAGACTATGAGGCTTCCGCAGGCCCCGAGTACGCCTATGACGGCCCGACGATGCGATCGGAGGAGGATGCTCAACGGTTCGCGGTTCCCCAGCCCGAGCGTCACCTGACCATCTGGTCGCGGTCGATGCGCAGGCGCACCGCCGCCCTGTGGGTGATTTGGTTCGCGATCAATTTCTCCTACTACGGTGCCTTCACGTGGATCCCGTCCTTGTTGACCGCGCAGGGTTTCTCCCTCGTGAAGTCCTTCGAGTTCACTCTCATCATCACCCTCGCCCAGATACCGGGATATTTTGCGGCCGCCTACCTGATCGAGAAGATCGGCAGACGCAGCACTCTCGGGATGTTCTTGGCAGGCTCCGCTGTGGCGGCAATCCTCTACGGCCAGGCGACGGCGGAATGGCAGATCATTGCGGCGGGCATGATGCTCAGCTTCTTCAACCTTGGCGCATGGGGCGCACTCTATGCGATCGGGCCGGAACTCTATCCGACGAGCGTGAGGGGGACGGGGACAGGTGCGGCCGCCGGGTTTGGTCGTATCGCGTCGATCATCACTCCGCTTCTCGTGCCGGTGTTCCTCGGATGGGGAGGCAATGTTCTCGTCTTCACGATCTTCTCCGCTGCCTTCGCCATCGCCGCCGGTGCCGCATATTTCCTCCCCGAACAGCGGGGCAAAGCCATCAACTGA
- a CDS encoding MarR family winged helix-turn-helix transcriptional regulator gives MSSFSTDSVWTRAGRPDLRETDGKRQAWRAYWEATALLRDRLEKSLKDQLGLTLADYNLLLLLVEAGGSMRMGELANRMVFAPSRITYRVTHLVDRGFVVRETEGTDRRGALASITDDGRTFFKEAAALHACQVDDLFLSHLEPGDEDMLLRVFTRVGERLDAIG, from the coding sequence TTGAGCAGCTTCTCAACGGATAGCGTATGGACACGTGCCGGCAGGCCGGATCTGCGCGAGACGGATGGGAAACGTCAAGCGTGGCGGGCCTACTGGGAGGCGACTGCGCTTCTGCGCGACCGGCTCGAGAAGTCGCTCAAGGACCAGCTGGGCCTGACTCTCGCGGACTATAACCTTCTCCTGCTCCTCGTCGAAGCCGGCGGGTCGATGAGAATGGGCGAGCTTGCCAACCGCATGGTGTTTGCGCCGTCCCGGATCACCTACCGCGTCACACACCTCGTCGATCGCGGCTTCGTCGTCCGGGAGACTGAGGGCACGGACAGAAGAGGTGCCCTCGCAAGCATCACCGATGACGGGAGGACGTTCTTCAAGGAAGCAGCGGCACTCCACGCCTGCCAAGTCGACGATCTCTTCCTCTCCCATCTCGAACCGGGGGACGAGGATATGCTCCTGCGCGTCTTCACCCGCGTGGGCGAACGACTCGACGCCATCGGCTGA
- a CDS encoding CE1759 family FMN reductase, with translation MTLERNDPRRLTVVSGGLGDPSQSRMLADRLAEATSETLAQSGIASHVHVIELRLLATAISDSLIAHTITPGLQDALDQVMGADGVIAVSPTFKASYSGLFKSFWDLVDEEEFAGTPVLLGATGGTARHSLVIDQAMRPLFAYLKALTSPVSVYAAADDWGDVYGSSDSTKTAPIHERIHHAGATFANLINAIPSRPRASKHHPTEIEVTPFEQLLNG, from the coding sequence ATGACTCTCGAACGGAACGATCCTCGACGTCTCACCGTTGTCTCGGGCGGGCTCGGCGACCCGTCACAGTCGCGTATGCTTGCCGATCGTCTCGCAGAGGCAACATCGGAGACCCTCGCCCAGTCCGGTATCGCATCCCACGTTCATGTCATCGAGCTGCGTCTGCTCGCCACCGCAATCTCCGACTCCCTCATCGCCCACACGATCACGCCCGGTCTGCAGGACGCGCTGGACCAGGTCATGGGAGCCGATGGCGTGATCGCCGTCAGTCCCACGTTCAAAGCCTCATACTCGGGCCTGTTCAAGTCGTTCTGGGACTTGGTTGATGAGGAAGAGTTCGCGGGAACCCCTGTACTCCTCGGCGCAACGGGAGGAACCGCACGGCACTCCCTCGTCATCGACCAGGCGATGCGGCCGCTGTTCGCCTACCTCAAGGCGTTGACCTCCCCCGTCTCCGTCTACGCGGCGGCAGACGATTGGGGTGACGTGTACGGCTCGTCGGATTCGACCAAGACAGCTCCGATCCATGAGCGGATCCACCATGCCGGCGCCACCTTCGCCAACCTGATCAACGCCATTCCCTCCCGGCCACGGGCATCGAAACATCACCCAACCGAGATCGAGGTGACTCCCTTTGAGCAGCTTCTCAACGGATAG
- a CDS encoding LLM class flavin-dependent oxidoreductase, which translates to MQFGVFTIGDITPDPTNGHVPTENERIKATVDIAKHAEEVGFDVFATGQHHNPPFVAPGNPPTLLAYLAAQTEKLILSTSTTLITTMDPVRLAEDYAYLQHLAEGRVDLALGRGNTGPVYPWFGKDIRAGIPLAVENYNLLYRLWHEDRVDWQGKYRTPLNNFTATPRPLDDTPPFVWHGSIRSPEIAEQAAYYGDGFLHNNIFWNKEHVIEMVRLYRQRYEYYGHGQAHQAYVALGGQAFMHKNSQEAVRQFRPYFDNAPVYGHGPSLEDFSEMTPLTVGSPQQVIDRTLEFRDWVGDYQRQMFLIDHAGLPQKTVLEQLDMFGEHVLPVLREEFAKNRPADVPDAPTHDFLVERARRGESPVPGGREGSRAWSDAQERKAKLDAASRAR; encoded by the coding sequence ATGCAATTCGGAGTATTCACCATCGGCGACATCACGCCGGATCCGACAAACGGGCATGTGCCGACCGAGAATGAGCGAATCAAGGCAACCGTCGACATCGCGAAGCACGCCGAGGAGGTGGGATTCGACGTGTTCGCGACCGGCCAGCACCACAACCCGCCCTTCGTGGCGCCCGGCAACCCGCCGACCCTGCTCGCCTATCTCGCGGCCCAAACAGAGAAGCTGATCCTCTCGACCTCCACCACTCTCATCACCACCATGGATCCCGTCCGCCTGGCAGAGGACTACGCCTACCTGCAGCATCTCGCAGAAGGACGGGTCGATCTTGCCCTCGGGCGCGGCAACACCGGGCCCGTCTATCCCTGGTTCGGGAAGGATATTCGCGCCGGCATCCCCCTTGCGGTCGAGAACTACAACCTGCTGTACCGGTTGTGGCATGAAGACCGAGTGGATTGGCAGGGCAAGTACCGCACACCGCTCAACAACTTCACCGCGACTCCACGACCGCTGGACGATACGCCTCCGTTCGTGTGGCACGGCTCGATCCGATCGCCCGAGATCGCGGAACAGGCCGCGTACTACGGTGACGGCTTCCTCCACAACAACATCTTCTGGAACAAGGAACACGTCATCGAGATGGTCCGCCTCTACCGTCAGCGCTACGAGTATTACGGCCACGGGCAAGCCCACCAGGCGTACGTCGCTCTCGGCGGGCAGGCGTTCATGCACAAGAACTCTCAGGAAGCCGTTCGCCAGTTCCGTCCCTACTTCGACAACGCCCCCGTCTACGGACACGGCCCCTCCCTTGAGGACTTCTCGGAGATGACGCCTCTCACGGTCGGCTCTCCCCAGCAGGTGATCGACCGCACCCTCGAGTTCCGCGACTGGGTCGGTGACTATCAGCGTCAGATGTTCCTCATCGACCACGCTGGCCTGCCCCAGAAGACGGTCCTCGAGCAGCTCGACATGTTCGGCGAACACGTCCTGCCCGTGCTGCGCGAAGAATTTGCGAAGAACCGTCCCGCGGACGTCCCCGACGCTCCCACGCACGATTTCCTTGTCGAGCGTGCCCGGAGGGGCGAATCTCCAGTGCCGGGAGGCAGGGAAGGTTCACGCGCATGGTCCGATGCTCAAGAGCGCAAGGCGAAGCTCGACGCCGCCAGTAGGGCACGGTGA
- a CDS encoding putative quinol monooxygenase: protein MIFIVVKMPVKPEYADRWPELSAEFTQATLAEEKNKFFEWSRSVNDPNTYVLVEGFEDDGAAAHVQSDHFKKMQEEFPQYLSATPQIISRQIEVDDWDEMGELKIG, encoded by the coding sequence ATGATTTTTATCGTCGTGAAGATGCCGGTGAAGCCGGAATATGCTGACCGCTGGCCTGAGCTCTCGGCCGAGTTCACGCAGGCGACACTCGCTGAAGAGAAGAACAAGTTCTTCGAATGGTCGCGTTCCGTGAACGACCCCAACACGTACGTGCTCGTGGAGGGCTTCGAGGACGATGGCGCCGCTGCACACGTCCAGTCGGACCACTTCAAGAAGATGCAGGAGGAGTTCCCGCAGTACCTCTCCGCCACACCCCAGATCATCTCCCGCCAGATCGAGGTCGATGACTGGGACGAGATGGGCGAACTGAAGATCGGCTGA
- the aroD gene encoding type I 3-dehydroquinate dehydratase produces the protein MNPHIPRVLTDGTALIVPLFGSPQSLPEKIAQARESGADIVEWRADLSEDWESCAAVLADADVPVIATLRTDREGGAFAGRGEDYLTAVTMLLAAKPDLIDVEINRSAAYRAIALARSSGVPVIASHHNFDMTPRNDDILEILQAMVEADADILKIAFQPLTPDDTWRHMELSRSLTGRFGRPIISISMGDDAAWTRLAAKACGSAATFASLGEGSAPGQIDASLVRGVLDALGR, from the coding sequence ATGAATCCGCACATACCGCGCGTGCTCACGGACGGCACGGCACTGATCGTGCCGCTCTTCGGCTCCCCGCAGAGCCTCCCCGAGAAGATCGCACAGGCGCGTGAATCTGGCGCTGACATCGTGGAATGGCGGGCGGATCTGTCAGAGGACTGGGAATCCTGCGCCGCCGTTCTCGCGGACGCCGACGTCCCGGTGATCGCCACGCTGCGGACCGATCGGGAGGGTGGGGCCTTTGCGGGGCGCGGGGAAGACTATCTCACGGCCGTGACGATGCTTCTCGCCGCGAAACCCGATCTCATCGACGTCGAGATCAACCGGTCAGCCGCCTACCGCGCGATTGCCCTCGCTCGCTCGAGCGGCGTGCCTGTCATCGCTTCGCACCACAATTTCGACATGACTCCGCGCAACGACGACATCCTCGAGATCCTCCAGGCAATGGTCGAGGCCGATGCCGACATCCTCAAGATTGCATTCCAGCCTCTCACCCCGGACGACACGTGGCGCCACATGGAGCTGTCGCGGAGCCTGACAGGCAGATTCGGTCGACCCATCATCTCGATCTCGATGGGAGATGATGCCGCGTGGACGAGGCTGGCCGCGAAAGCCTGCGGCTCCGCCGCAACATTTGCGAGCCTTGGCGAAGGTTCTGCTCCCGGTCAAATCGATGCATCCCTCGTGCGGGGTGTTCTCGATGCTTTGGGCCGGTAG
- a CDS encoding phosphoglyceromutase — protein sequence MVYKLVLLRHGESEWNAKNLFTGWVDVPLSEKGVEEAKRGGTLLTEAGVSPDVLHTSLLRRAISTANLALDAADLHWIPVKRSWRLNERHYGALQGKDKKEIRDEYGEEQFMQWRRSYDVPPPAIEAGSEFSQDSEPRYAGEPIPATECLKDVLERLLPYWDNEIVADLKDGKTVLVAAHGNSLRAIVKHLDGISDDEISGLNIPTGIPLYYELDENFKPITPGGTYLDPEAAKAAIAAVANQGK from the coding sequence ATGGTCTACAAACTGGTTCTGCTCCGTCACGGCGAGAGCGAATGGAACGCAAAGAATCTCTTCACCGGATGGGTGGATGTCCCGCTGTCTGAGAAGGGCGTTGAAGAAGCCAAGCGCGGCGGCACCCTGCTGACCGAGGCTGGCGTGTCACCCGACGTCCTGCACACCTCCCTGCTGCGCCGCGCCATCTCCACCGCCAATCTGGCGCTGGATGCCGCTGATCTGCACTGGATTCCCGTCAAGCGCTCCTGGCGTCTCAACGAGCGCCACTACGGCGCTCTGCAGGGCAAGGACAAGAAGGAGATCCGCGACGAGTACGGCGAAGAGCAGTTCATGCAGTGGCGTCGCTCGTACGATGTTCCGCCGCCGGCAATCGAGGCCGGTTCTGAGTTCTCGCAGGACTCCGAGCCCCGCTACGCGGGTGAACCGATTCCCGCAACCGAGTGCCTGAAGGACGTCCTCGAGCGTCTCCTGCCCTACTGGGACAATGAGATCGTGGCCGACCTCAAGGACGGCAAGACCGTCCTCGTCGCGGCACACGGCAACTCGCTCCGCGCCATCGTCAAGCACCTCGACGGCATCTCCGACGACGAGATCTCCGGTCTCAACATTCCGACCGGTATTCCGCTCTACTACGAGCTTGACGAGAACTTCAAGCCGATCACTCCGGGCGGCACCTACCTCGACCCCGAGGCGGCGAAGGCGGCAATCGCAGCCGTTGCCAACCAGGGCAAGTAA
- the phoU gene encoding phosphate signaling complex protein PhoU yields MREIFRQEMQQLGDDLLKQGREAARSMERATESLKDANIALAEQVIDADKRIDALERNLDEMGISLLARQAPVAADLRTVVSVLRISSTLERMGDLARHVAYVARGRYPERVNSGPVYELLVSMAEHATVVGQRVAELLDTHDLSLAERIEEEDNILDALHQQSFGLVLDESLDLSRQELIDTVLLARYMERFGDHGVSIARRITFLVTGVLAERNESIREIAEASEGQS; encoded by the coding sequence GTGCGCGAGATCTTTAGGCAAGAAATGCAGCAGCTCGGCGACGACCTGCTCAAGCAGGGCCGCGAGGCGGCGCGTTCGATGGAGCGCGCTACCGAGTCCTTGAAGGACGCGAACATCGCGCTTGCCGAGCAGGTGATCGATGCCGACAAGAGGATCGATGCTCTCGAGCGCAACCTCGACGAGATGGGGATTTCGCTTCTGGCCCGCCAAGCGCCCGTCGCCGCAGACCTGCGTACCGTCGTCTCGGTTCTGCGTATCTCCTCGACGCTGGAGAGGATGGGAGATCTGGCCCGGCACGTCGCCTACGTGGCACGCGGACGCTACCCCGAGCGCGTCAACTCCGGCCCCGTCTACGAGCTGCTGGTCAGCATGGCCGAGCATGCAACCGTCGTCGGCCAGCGCGTCGCCGAGCTCCTCGACACGCACGACCTGTCTTTGGCGGAGCGCATCGAAGAGGAAGACAACATCCTTGATGCCCTGCACCAGCAGTCGTTCGGCCTCGTCCTCGACGAGTCCCTCGACCTGAGCCGCCAGGAGCTTATCGACACGGTCCTCCTTGCCCGCTACATGGAGCGCTTCGGGGATCACGGCGTGTCGATTGCCCGCCGCATCACCTTCCTCGTCACCGGCGTCCTTGCCGAACGGAACGAGTCCATTCGCGAGATCGCGGAAGCATCCGAAGGCCAAAGCTGA
- a CDS encoding sensor histidine kinase, translated as MPDIGIPHLLLAIIGGILTGWILASTRLRSLRSQEDIDMMSSELADRDVQSLLAAIPQAHILLTRMGDVEKASTEAYSFGIVRGSRIIRSEIVAAVQEVAKTGDVKDLELSLRRSFSGTARVVLSVRVAPMSGERTLVLFFDTTEAKRLEETRRDFVANISHELKTPIGAIGLLSETIQDCADEPEHVVTFAEKLQRESARLASLVQDIIELSRVQNGAALASSELVDVDDIVSEAIDRCRIEAESRGLTIVAVPTPQVSVVGDRALLTTAIRNLIDNAIRYSNPGGRVSIGVSRHEGEVRIAVVDQGAGIPDEQKDRVFERFYRGDDARTRDKGGSGLGLSIVKHVAADHGGRVMLWSEAGKGSTFTFIVPDVTPAVQNIEEEEAHE; from the coding sequence ATGCCTGATATCGGTATCCCGCATCTCCTCCTCGCCATCATCGGTGGCATCCTCACCGGATGGATCCTGGCGTCGACGCGGCTGCGCTCCCTGCGCTCGCAGGAGGACATCGACATGATGTCGTCTGAACTTGCCGACCGCGACGTCCAGTCGCTCCTCGCCGCCATCCCCCAAGCGCACATTCTCCTGACACGCATGGGAGATGTCGAGAAGGCCTCGACGGAGGCGTATTCTTTCGGCATTGTTCGCGGGTCCCGCATCATCCGCTCCGAAATCGTGGCGGCCGTGCAAGAGGTCGCGAAGACGGGGGACGTGAAAGACCTCGAGCTCTCACTCCGGCGATCATTCTCCGGAACAGCGAGAGTCGTGCTGTCGGTCAGGGTTGCTCCCATGAGCGGGGAGCGTACGCTCGTACTGTTCTTCGACACAACAGAAGCGAAGCGTCTCGAGGAGACGAGGCGCGATTTCGTGGCCAACATTTCCCACGAGTTGAAGACCCCGATTGGTGCGATCGGGCTGCTCTCGGAAACGATCCAGGACTGTGCAGACGAACCCGAGCATGTGGTGACCTTTGCGGAGAAGCTCCAGCGCGAATCGGCGCGGCTTGCGTCACTCGTCCAGGACATTATCGAGCTGTCGCGGGTGCAGAACGGTGCCGCTCTTGCGAGCAGTGAACTCGTCGATGTCGACGACATCGTGTCTGAGGCTATCGACCGATGCCGGATCGAGGCTGAGAGTCGCGGCCTGACGATCGTTGCCGTCCCGACGCCACAGGTCAGCGTTGTCGGCGATCGTGCGCTGCTGACCACCGCGATCCGCAACCTTATCGACAACGCGATCCGCTATTCCAATCCCGGTGGGAGAGTCTCTATCGGGGTATCCCGCCACGAAGGGGAGGTCCGAATCGCCGTCGTCGACCAAGGCGCCGGCATTCCCGACGAGCAGAAGGATCGTGTCTTCGAGCGTTTCTACCGGGGAGACGACGCTCGGACGAGAGACAAGGGCGGGAGCGGGCTCGGACTGAGTATCGTTAAGCATGTGGCAGCCGACCACGGTGGCCGCGTCATGCTGTGGAGCGAGGCGGGCAAAGGTTCGACCTTTACGTTTATCGTCCCCGACGTCACCCCCGCAGTGCAGAACATTGAAGAGGAAGAGGCACACGAATGA